The Methanobrevibacter millerae genome includes the window AAGGGTATAGAGACATTTTCCAATATTTCTTAATGCTTGAATTTTCATTTAGATTAAGTTGGGATGAATTGAATAATAAATTTAAAGGATTTGAAAAGAGACTGTCAGAATTATATGAATATTGGTGTTATTTTGAAATTTTAAAAGTTTTAAATGATTTAAGTATTACTAAGATTAATTTTGAAGATGTTTTTGAAGTAAATAAAACTAATTGGAAAGTTAATGTTATCAAAGGTAAACGTTCATCTAAAAAATTCAAATTAAATGTTCGTGGACATGAAGTTAATATAGAATTGTTCTATAATTTAACATTTTCAGATAAATCCGATTATAGGTCATATTCTCTTGCTTTTAAACCAGATTATACATTGTTAATTACCACTCCAGTAAAGCAACATTTTATTCATTTTGATGCAAAATATCGCTCTGAATTGGAAATCATTGATTTTTATGAAAAAATAGGTGAAAAATCCAATTCTGAAATTGAAAAAGAAATTGATAAAAGAGATGCTCTTGAAGAAAAAGAATATGTTTTTAAAGATGCTGACATTTATAAAATGCATACATACAAGGATTCAATATTACTAAGTTCCGGTGCTTATGTATTATATCCTGGAACCAAATCACAATATTTCTTGCAGGAAGATTTGGTAATTCCTTCTGTTGGAGCATTTTCATTAACTCCTGGAAATACTGAAATTGAAGAAGATAACCTAACTAAATTTATTAAAATAGTTATTGAAACATTATTGTTCCAAGATGGATTAATAATTAAAGAATGGGTAAGTTCTAATTAATTATCATCAACTTTATAACGTCAGCTGCATAATATTTAATTAGAGGTTTTAATTAAATGTTGTGCAATATATCCATTTCAACCATAAATAACAATCTATCCACTTTTTATAAAACTAATTATAATGTTAACTTATTTTATCCCTTTTTAGATAGATTGATGGAGTTTGACTTGGATAAAGATTTTTTGCATGATGAATTCAACATTCTTTTAACAAAAGATGATTTGGATTCAATTGACAGAAACAATATAAAAAATGAAGATATTAATTTTATTAACGAACTGGATAATTTATTCAAAACCAGTAAACAGATAGAAATCGAAGGCAGATTTCGCCGATTCATTAAAATAGAGGAATTAAATTGAAAACTTTAAATGTTGTTGCAGCTATTATTCACAAAGACGATAAAATCCTGGCCACCAAAAGGGGCTATGGTGAGTTCATCAACCAGTGGGAGTTTCCCGGAGGCAAAATCGAAGATGGAGAAAGCAAAGAGGAAGCTCTTAAAAGGGAAATCAAAGAGGAGCTGAACATTGAAATTGATATCAAAAACTTCGCTTTGGACATTGAGTATCAATACCCTACTTTTTATCTGAAAATGAGCTGTTTTGACTGTACAATCAAAAGCGGAACTCCAGAGCTTATTGAACATAATGATGCCAAATGGCTAACCAAACATGATTTGGACTCTGTTAACTGGATTCCTGCAGACTTGGATGCTGTGAGCTATTTAAAGGAGACCATGTTTGAAAGCGAAATCATGGAAAAGATGAAAAGAATTGATGAAGAGATGCAGAAGTGTAACTATGATTTGGATAAGCTAAAGGAGCTTTATGACAAGACTGAAGACAAGTTTGAAAGGCAAATGATTTATGCAGAAATCAGAAGCATTGAAATCTCAAACATGATTATTGTTGATAAAAATGATTAATGAGGATATTTTAAACGGGGCTAGAACTGCGTTCATTGATGAGCATATTTCATCCAGTCCTGATTTTAAGCCTAAACTGCTTTTCAATTCCCCAAACACTAAGGTAAGAAATGAACTGATAGATAACCTTAGAAATTGTGATGAATTTATTATTTCAACTGCTTTTATTACTTTAGGGGGAATTGTACCTCTTTTGGAGGAATTTAAAAACCTTGAATCTAGAAACATTAAAGGAAAAATCTTAACAACTGATTATCTTAATTTCACAGAACCTAAGGCTTTAGAAAAACTTCAAAGCTTTAAAAACATTGAAGTGAAGATGTTTACTACTGAAAGTGAGGGTTTTCACACTAAGGGATATATCTTTAAAAAGGGAGATAACTATTCAGCTATTGTGGGAAGTTCCAACTTAACCGAAGCCGCTTTAGTTAAAAACAAGGAATGGAATGTCGGTTTTACTACAACCAAAGATGGAGAAATCATCAACAATTTATTAAATGAATTCAACCAGTTGTGGGACAAATCAAAAGAGCTTTCAGATATCCTTCCTGCTTATGAAAAATTATACAATGACAATCTGAACTTTAAGCAGCTTAGAAAAACCACCGAAGAATTAAAGAAAAAGAACATCACTGATCTGGTTCCAAACTCCATGCAGGAGCAGTTTTTAACAAACATCAGAAATCTTATCAAATCAGATGAAAAAAGAGCCATTCTTGTTTCAGCAACAGGTACAGGTAAGACCTATGCTTCTGCTTTTGCAGTTAAGGATTTCAATCCTAAACGATTTTTATTCATTGTTCATCGTGAACAAATCGCAAAGCAGTCAATTAATGCCTATAAAAACGTTATCAAAGATAAAACCTTTGGGCTTTTGACAGGTAATAAAAAAGACTTCAATGCAGACTATATTTTTGCAACGATTCAGACTTTATCGAAAGATGACATTTACACCAAATTTGAAAAAGATGAATTTGACTATATTATTATTGATGAGGTTCACAAAGCCGGTGCTTTAAGCTATCAAAAGATTTTTGAGTATTTCAAGCCTAAATTCTATTTGGGTATGACTGCTTCACCGGAGCGTACTGACGGTTTTGATATTTATGAACTCTTTGATCACAATATTGCTCATGAAATCAGACTTCAGGAAGCATTGGAAGAGGATTTGTTATGTCCATTCCATTATTTCGGTATTCATGACGTAAAATTTGATGATGAGGAAATAAACGATGATTTTAGGGATTTCAATTATCTTGCATCAAATAAAAGAGTTGATTATCTTTTAGAAAAGTCAGAGTTTTACGGATATTCTGGTGATAGAATAAAGGCTCTGGTATTCTGTTCTAGAAAAGATGAAGCCAAACTTCTTTCCCAAGAATTCAATAAGCGTGGACATCCTTCAGTTGTGTTAACTGGAGATGATTCACAGGCCAAAAGGCTTGATGCAATTGACAGATTAACTAATGACGATAATCCAAACAAGTTAGAATATATTTTTACTGTTGACATTTTCAATGAGGGTGTTGACATTCCTGAAATCAATCAGGTTCTGCTTGTAAGGCCGACTGAATCTCCAATTATTTTCATCCAGCAGCTTGGAAGAGGTTTAAGAAAGTTTAAAAACAAGGATTTTGTTGTAATTCTGGATTTCATCGGAAACTATAAAAACAATTATATGATTCCGTTGGCATTGTCCGGTGACAGATCTTATGATAAGGATAAGTTAAGACGTTATTTAATGGAAGGAAATAAAATTATTCCTGGTGTTTCTTCAATTAACTTTGATGAGGTATCCAAGCAAAAAATCTATGAATCAATTAACAACACTTCCTTTTCGAGAGTTGCACTTTTTAAGGAAAAATACAATAATTTGAAGTTCAAATTAGGAAAGATTCCTCTATTGTGTGATTTTTACAATAATGCTGATTTCAATCCTGAACTTATATTGGCCCATAATCAGTTTCCTTGTTATCATTTATTTTTAAATAAGGTTGAGGATGACTATTTGGACACTTTAAGTGATGATGAGATCAATTCACTTGTTTTCATTTCACAGAATCTGGCCAATGGAAAAAGGCCTCATGAAATATTGATTCTTAAATGCCTGATGGCCAACAATTGCTTTGATGTGGATAAAATCAGTAATCTGCTCTTTAAAATGTATGGTATTGAAGATGATTTAAAATCAATCGAGTCAGCTATTAACATTTTAAAGTTGGACTTCTTTGTAGATAAGGAAAAGGCAAAATATG containing:
- a CDS encoding DEAD/DEAH box helicase; protein product: MINEDILNGARTAFIDEHISSSPDFKPKLLFNSPNTKVRNELIDNLRNCDEFIISTAFITLGGIVPLLEEFKNLESRNIKGKILTTDYLNFTEPKALEKLQSFKNIEVKMFTTESEGFHTKGYIFKKGDNYSAIVGSSNLTEAALVKNKEWNVGFTTTKDGEIINNLLNEFNQLWDKSKELSDILPAYEKLYNDNLNFKQLRKTTEELKKKNITDLVPNSMQEQFLTNIRNLIKSDEKRAILVSATGTGKTYASAFAVKDFNPKRFLFIVHREQIAKQSINAYKNVIKDKTFGLLTGNKKDFNADYIFATIQTLSKDDIYTKFEKDEFDYIIIDEVHKAGALSYQKIFEYFKPKFYLGMTASPERTDGFDIYELFDHNIAHEIRLQEALEEDLLCPFHYFGIHDVKFDDEEINDDFRDFNYLASNKRVDYLLEKSEFYGYSGDRIKALVFCSRKDEAKLLSQEFNKRGHPSVVLTGDDSQAKRLDAIDRLTNDDNPNKLEYIFTVDIFNEGVDIPEINQVLLVRPTESPIIFIQQLGRGLRKFKNKDFVVILDFIGNYKNNYMIPLALSGDRSYDKDKLRRYLMEGNKIIPGVSSINFDEVSKQKIYESINNTSFSRVALFKEKYNNLKFKLGKIPLLCDFYNNADFNPELILAHNQFPCYHLFLNKVEDDYLDTLSDDEINSLVFISQNLANGKRPHEILILKCLMANNCFDVDKISNLLFKMYGIEDDLKSIESAINILKLDFFVDKEKAKYGITTFFDENNRISNQFKNFISHDSYRKHLDDVLDYALLKYENVYLGQNEGVNLKLFEKYSRKDACRLLNWPHDDSSTMYGYRIKHGTCPIFVTYDKNEDISESTKYKDEFISKEAFSWMTRSKVKLESKEAQAIIKDKDLKIHMFVKKSDDEGRDFYYIGQATPVEWHQTTIKNDKGQILPIVNFKYSLHNIVGDELYDYFTKDFED